In Candidatus Effluviviaceae Genus V sp., a single window of DNA contains:
- a CDS encoding glutamine--tRNA ligase/YqeY domain fusion protein: MPENTAEKPLDFVRAIVEEDNRTGRYDGRVHTRFPPEPNGYLHIGHAKAINLNYSIAEEYGGLFNLRFDDTNPMAEEEEFVESIQADVRWLGFDWEDRLYFASDYFGQLYEYARELIRLGKAYVCDLTPEETAEYRGTIHEPGRPSPYRDRSVDENLDLLERMKNGEFDDGSRTLRARIDMTSPNMLLRDPVIYRILHVAHHRTGDEWAIYPMYDFAHPLSDSIEGITHSNCSIEFESHRPLYDWYLDQLGVHHPRQTEFARLNLTKTVLSKRRLRKLVEQGYVEGWDDPRMPTIAGLRRRGYTPEAIREFLDRVGVAKTPTTIEIELLEHCLRDDLNRQANRVMAVLDPVRVVIDNYPEGRTEEVEAVNNPEDSAAGTRMLPFSGTVLIERRDFMEDPPKKFFRLAPGREVRLKHAYLVTCTDVVRNGEGCIEEIHCTYDPESRGGDAPDGRRVRGTLHWVSEQHSLEAEVRLYDHLLVEPEDGTDVDVTELVNPESLVVRSCARVEPSLGDAVPGVPYQFLRLGYFTRDDQGGFVFNRSVALRDTWAKIVRARKKS; this comes from the coding sequence ATGCCAGAGAACACAGCGGAGAAGCCGCTCGATTTCGTGCGGGCCATAGTCGAGGAGGACAATCGGACCGGCCGCTACGACGGCCGCGTCCACACGCGTTTCCCTCCCGAGCCGAACGGCTATCTGCACATCGGGCACGCGAAGGCCATCAACCTGAACTACTCGATCGCCGAGGAGTACGGCGGCCTCTTCAACCTGCGCTTCGACGACACGAACCCCATGGCGGAGGAGGAGGAGTTCGTCGAGTCGATACAGGCCGACGTCCGGTGGTTGGGGTTCGACTGGGAGGACAGGCTCTACTTCGCGTCCGACTACTTCGGGCAGCTCTACGAGTACGCACGCGAGCTCATCAGGCTGGGCAAGGCATACGTCTGTGATCTGACGCCCGAGGAGACAGCCGAGTACCGCGGAACGATCCACGAACCCGGGCGTCCCAGCCCCTACCGTGACCGGAGCGTCGATGAGAACCTCGACCTTCTCGAACGGATGAAGAACGGTGAGTTCGATGACGGTTCGCGCACACTCCGGGCGCGCATCGATATGACGTCGCCGAACATGCTCCTTCGCGATCCTGTCATCTACCGCATTCTCCACGTGGCGCATCACAGGACCGGCGACGAGTGGGCCATCTACCCGATGTACGACTTCGCCCATCCGCTCTCGGACTCCATCGAGGGGATCACCCACTCGAACTGCTCCATCGAGTTCGAGAGCCACAGGCCGCTCTACGACTGGTATCTCGACCAGCTCGGCGTGCACCATCCGAGGCAGACCGAGTTTGCCCGCCTCAATCTCACGAAGACGGTCCTCTCCAAGCGGCGACTGCGGAAGCTGGTCGAGCAGGGCTACGTCGAGGGGTGGGACGACCCGCGCATGCCGACCATCGCGGGACTCAGGAGGAGAGGCTATACGCCGGAAGCGATTCGTGAGTTCCTGGACCGCGTGGGGGTCGCGAAGACGCCGACGACCATAGAGATAGAGCTTCTCGAACACTGTCTCAGAGACGACCTCAACAGGCAAGCGAACCGGGTGATGGCCGTGCTCGACCCTGTCCGTGTGGTGATCGACAACTACCCCGAGGGACGGACCGAGGAGGTCGAGGCCGTCAACAACCCGGAGGACTCCGCGGCCGGCACACGGATGCTGCCTTTCTCCGGGACGGTGCTCATCGAGCGACGCGACTTCATGGAGGACCCTCCGAAGAAGTTCTTCAGGCTCGCGCCAGGACGCGAGGTGCGTTTGAAGCATGCCTATCTCGTTACCTGCACGGATGTCGTCAGGAACGGGGAGGGCTGCATCGAGGAGATCCACTGCACGTACGATCCCGAGTCGAGAGGCGGTGACGCGCCCGACGGGCGACGCGTGCGCGGGACGCTGCACTGGGTCAGCGAGCAGCACTCGCTCGAGGCGGAGGTCAGGCTCTACGACCACCTGCTGGTCGAGCCCGAGGACGGGACGGACGTCGACGTCACTGAGCTCGTGAACCCCGAGTCGCTCGTCGTCAGAAGCTGCGCCCGCGTCGAGCCGTCGCTCGGGGACGCCGTCCCGGGCGTTCCCTACCAGTTTCTCCGACTGGGGTACTTCACACGGGACGATCAGGGCGGGTTCGTCTTCAACCGCTCCGTTGCGCTCCGAGACACATGGGCGAAGATCGTCAGGGCGCGGAAGAAGAGCTGA
- the cysE gene encoding serine O-acetyltransferase, producing MRDLIRAARDRDPAARGLSGLIEVVLSYPGFHAVLLHRAAHALWRWRLCLCARAVSQFARWLTGIEIHPGAEIGRGFFIDHGMAVVIGETTVIGDSVTLYQGVTLGGSGKETGKRHPTLHDNVVVGAGASVLGNIAVGRDVRIGAGSVVVKDVPDHCTVVGVPARVVRHKGERVAQHPLDHAEMPDPVQQKMNELERRLQELEIRLDDGQSS from the coding sequence ATGCGCGATCTCATCCGAGCGGCCCGTGACAGGGACCCGGCGGCGCGCGGCCTGTCGGGTCTGATCGAGGTCGTCCTCTCGTATCCGGGCTTCCATGCGGTCCTGCTGCACCGCGCGGCTCACGCGCTGTGGCGGTGGAGACTGTGCCTCTGTGCCCGCGCGGTCTCCCAGTTCGCCCGGTGGCTGACAGGTATCGAGATCCACCCGGGGGCGGAGATCGGTCGCGGCTTCTTCATCGACCACGGGATGGCGGTCGTCATCGGCGAGACGACGGTGATCGGCGACAGCGTCACGCTCTACCAGGGCGTCACGCTGGGCGGTTCCGGGAAGGAGACCGGAAAGCGGCATCCAACGCTGCACGATAACGTCGTCGTCGGGGCCGGGGCCTCTGTTCTCGGGAACATAGCGGTCGGCCGCGACGTCCGGATCGGGGCCGGATCGGTCGTCGTCAAGGACGTCCCGGACCACTGCACGGTCGTCGGCGTCCCCGCGCGCGTGGTCCGTCACAAGGGTGAGCGCGTCGCGCAGCACCCCCTCGATCACGCAGAGATGCCCGACCCGGTTCAGCAGAAGATGAACGAGCTCGAGCGGCGGCTGCAGGAGTTGGAGATCCGGCTGGACGACGGTCAGTCCTCTTGA
- a CDS encoding redoxin domain-containing protein has translation MRRSTLLVAAMLVAVAAFSLPMAGCGTTEETPGTEETSREPATPGTGENDDVTGTAVGQFPPEFELPDLDDNTVTLADYEGDVVIIDLWATWCPPCREEIPFLIELYEEHRNDGLVVIGIGLDQGGADVLRPFAEKHDISYPILVGGREISRTYRASSIPTTYIIGRDGRIAARHVGFHPSMKAEMREMVEGLLKPVEA, from the coding sequence ATGAGACGAAGCACGTTGCTCGTTGCCGCGATGCTCGTGGCCGTCGCGGCGTTCAGTCTGCCGATGGCCGGGTGCGGCACGACGGAGGAGACGCCCGGGACCGAGGAGACGAGCCGGGAGCCGGCAACGCCCGGGACCGGAGAGAACGACGATGTGACCGGAACGGCAGTCGGACAGTTCCCGCCCGAGTTCGAGCTTCCCGATCTCGACGACAACACCGTGACCCTGGCCGACTACGAGGGCGACGTCGTGATCATCGACCTCTGGGCGACGTGGTGCCCGCCGTGCCGCGAGGAGATCCCGTTCCTTATTGAGCTCTACGAGGAGCACAGGAACGACGGGCTCGTCGTGATCGGAATCGGACTCGACCAGGGCGGAGCGGATGTGCTTCGGCCGTTCGCGGAGAAGCATGACATCTCCTATCCGATCCTCGTCGGCGGACGTGAGATATCGAGGACCTACAGGGCCTCGAGCATCCCGACAACGTACATCATCGGTCGGGACGGCAGGATCGCGGCGCGCCACGTCGGTTTCCATCCATCGATGAAGGCGGAGATGCGCGAGATGGTCGAGGGGCTGCTCAAGCCTGTTGAGGCATAG
- a CDS encoding deoxynucleoside kinase, whose amino-acid sequence MSTGQFVAVAGNIGVGKTHLTTLLANHLGWRAYYEPVIDNPYLDDFYADMRRWSFHLQVYFLSQRFEIHRAMLRTPGPCIQDRTIYEDKEIFAETLHRRGLMSDRDYSNYRALFDAMTSFLRAPDLVVYLRADVGTLVDRICSRGRDCEREISPDYLAELNDAYEAWSERAGSQTSVLAIETDGLDLVTDEQAIRDVLEEIVGRLGVASGGSQAEDVRERVVAA is encoded by the coding sequence ATGTCGACGGGCCAGTTCGTCGCCGTCGCCGGCAACATCGGCGTGGGGAAGACCCACCTCACCACGCTCCTGGCTAACCATCTGGGCTGGCGCGCGTACTACGAGCCGGTCATCGATAACCCGTATCTCGACGACTTCTACGCCGACATGAGGCGGTGGTCGTTCCACCTGCAGGTCTACTTCCTTTCCCAGCGTTTCGAGATCCATCGCGCGATGCTCAGGACGCCCGGCCCGTGCATCCAGGACCGGACGATCTACGAGGACAAGGAGATCTTCGCCGAGACGCTGCACCGACGGGGACTGATGTCGGATCGCGACTATTCGAACTACCGGGCCCTCTTCGACGCCATGACGAGCTTCCTGCGCGCGCCCGATCTCGTCGTCTACCTCAGAGCGGATGTCGGCACGCTCGTCGACAGGATCTGCTCGAGGGGGCGGGACTGCGAGCGCGAGATCTCGCCGGACTACCTGGCGGAGCTCAACGATGCGTACGAGGCATGGTCCGAGAGGGCCGGCAGTCAGACGAGTGTGCTGGCCATCGAGACCGACGGGCTCGATCTGGTGACTGACGAGCAGGCCATCAGGGACGTCCTGGAAGAGATCGTGGGCAGACTGGGGGTGGCCTCGGGGGGATCTCAGGCCGA
- a CDS encoding L,D-transpeptidase family protein has protein sequence MSGSRVTVRKSAGELTIEGPGGVERFSVSIGSNPDLADKLEVGDCRTPEGEFPIVSIEDSSEWEHEGRRSYGRYFLRLLCPPWEGIGIHGTDEPERLGTPASRGCIRMSDEGLARLVELVEIGTIVRIVP, from the coding sequence GTGAGCGGTTCGCGCGTCACGGTGCGCAAGTCCGCCGGCGAGCTGACGATCGAAGGGCCGGGTGGGGTGGAACGCTTCAGCGTGAGCATCGGCTCGAACCCCGACCTCGCGGACAAGCTCGAGGTGGGAGACTGCAGGACGCCCGAGGGCGAGTTCCCGATCGTCTCGATCGAGGACTCCAGTGAGTGGGAGCATGAGGGCCGGCGGTCGTACGGGCGGTACTTCCTCCGGCTCTTGTGTCCCCCCTGGGAGGGCATCGGCATCCACGGCACCGACGAACCGGAGCGCCTCGGGACCCCCGCGTCGCGCGGCTGTATCCGCATGTCGGACGAAGGGCTCGCCCGCCTCGTCGAGCTCGTCGAGATCGGGACGATCGTGCGCATTGTCCCTTAG
- the trxA gene encoding thioredoxin, translating into MDSTNAVNVTEATFENEVTKSDTLVLADFWAPWCGPCRIVGPILEEVAGENEGKVKVVKINVDDNPGLAQRFGIRGIPTMIFFKDGEQKDMMVGAAMKEKIQEKIDALLE; encoded by the coding sequence ATGGATTCGACGAACGCCGTGAACGTGACAGAGGCGACATTCGAGAACGAGGTCACGAAGTCGGACACGCTGGTGCTGGCCGACTTCTGGGCTCCGTGGTGTGGTCCGTGCCGCATCGTCGGCCCGATCCTTGAGGAGGTCGCCGGCGAGAACGAGGGGAAGGTCAAGGTCGTCAAGATCAACGTCGACGACAATCCGGGGCTCGCTCAGCGGTTCGGCATCCGCGGAATCCCCACGATGATCTTCTTCAAGGACGGCGAACAGAAGGACATGATGGTCGGAGCGGCCATGAAGGAGAAGATCCAGGAGAAGATCGACGCGCTGCTCGAGTAG
- a CDS encoding DUF2914 domain-containing protein, with the protein MRWASLITGLILAAAVAAGAQTDGATPEPPDTAEVGREARADTATVPAPSDSVSADAGEGAEPAPDDAPAGAGLRVLRAYVCKGIEESEPAEAGRSFLSPDDGLLRLCCFSEIAATATDTVLHVWYWGDREMARVPLEVRGPRWRTWSSKRIIEAWRGDWRVDITDRGGDVLERLDFSIE; encoded by the coding sequence ATGAGGTGGGCATCGCTCATCACGGGACTCATTCTCGCGGCAGCCGTCGCGGCCGGTGCGCAGACCGATGGCGCGACACCCGAACCGCCGGACACGGCCGAGGTCGGCCGGGAGGCGCGCGCCGACACGGCGACCGTTCCCGCGCCGTCGGACAGCGTGTCGGCGGACGCGGGAGAGGGGGCGGAACCGGCGCCCGACGACGCCCCGGCCGGCGCCGGGCTCCGCGTGCTCCGAGCGTACGTCTGCAAGGGTATCGAGGAGAGCGAGCCGGCCGAGGCGGGCCGGAGCTTCCTCTCGCCGGACGACGGGCTTCTGAGGCTCTGCTGCTTCAGCGAGATCGCCGCGACGGCGACCGACACCGTTCTGCACGTCTGGTACTGGGGCGACAGGGAGATGGCCCGTGTGCCGCTCGAGGTCAGGGGCCCCCGTTGGAGGACCTGGAGCTCGAAGCGCATCATCGAGGCGTGGCGCGGCGACTGGCGTGTCGATATAACGGACCGCGGGGGAGACGTGCTTGAGCGGCTCGACTTCTCGATCGAGTAG
- a CDS encoding metalloregulator ArsR/SmtB family transcription factor: protein MPVRAASYGADAPGVPGDAGRFCVVPGPLGSPSSGVGRARSRPSTSDLTCIYSDSIIFLVLHTQRDTGGSKVAGSKRAAGERRQPDDPERTERAAEVLRALAHPVRVEIVRLLGEGELCVKRIEEILGVPQPSVSQHLARLKYAGVIESERRGHLVCYRLRNTGAADAVDAVVNEE from the coding sequence CTGCCCGTGCGAGCCGCCTCGTACGGTGCTGACGCGCCCGGCGTTCCTGGGGACGCCGGGCGTTTCTGTGTCGTGCCCGGGCCGCTCGGCTCCCCGTCGTCAGGCGTCGGCCGGGCACGAAGCCGCCCATCCACTTCTGACTTGACATGCATATATTCAGATTCTATAATATTCTTAGTTTTGCATACTCAACGAGACACTGGAGGTTCTAAGGTGGCCGGCTCGAAGCGGGCGGCGGGTGAGCGGCGTCAGCCGGACGATCCGGAGCGGACGGAGCGAGCGGCCGAGGTTCTGCGGGCGCTGGCGCATCCTGTGCGCGTCGAGATCGTGCGACTGCTCGGTGAAGGCGAACTCTGCGTCAAGAGGATCGAGGAGATCCTCGGCGTGCCGCAGCCGTCCGTGTCACAACACCTGGCGCGGTTGAAGTACGCCGGTGTCATCGAGTCGGAGCGGCGGGGGCATCTGGTCTGCTACCGACTCAGAAACACGGGCGCAGCCGACGCGGTCGATGCCGTGGTCAATGAGGAGTGA